One part of the Arabidopsis thaliana chromosome 4, partial sequence genome encodes these proteins:
- the ATPUP13 gene encoding Drug/metabolite transporter superfamily protein (ATPUP13; CONTAINS InterPro DOMAIN/s: Protein of unknown function DUF250 (InterPro:IPR004853); BEST Arabidopsis thaliana protein match is: purine permease 12 (TAIR:AT5G41160.1); Has 30201 Blast hits to 17322 proteins in 780 species: Archae - 12; Bacteria - 1396; Metazoa - 17338; Fungi - 3422; Plants - 5037; Viruses - 0; Other Eukaryotes - 2996 (source: NCBI BLink).) translates to MDEEEAMLLLKEEDEGTRRTSVPTQLMKLKRTHWWILVFISIFFLISAQAIAVLLGRFYYNEGGNSKWISTLVQTCGFPILYLPLCFLPASHSSSSSCSFKTLVWIYLSLGFAIGLDNLLYSFGLLYLSASTYSILCSSQLAFNGVFSYYINSQKITCLILFSVLFLSVSAVLVSLDDDSNSPSGDSKWSYLIGCLCTVFASLIYSLQLSLMQFSFENVLKSETFSMVLEMQIYTSLVASCVAVIGLFASGEWMLLSVEMEEFHEGQVIYVLTLVGTAVSWQLGSVGAVALIFLVSSLFSNLIGTLSLIVTPLAAIAVFHDKLTEVKMVAMLIAFMGFGFYIYQNYLDDLKVQRAREAQAE, encoded by the exons ATGG atgaagaagaagcaatgttACTGctaaaggaagaagatgaaggaacAAGAAGAACTAGTGTTCCTACACAACTCATGAAACTAAAACGAACCCATTGGTGGATTCTTGTCTTTATAagtatcttcttcctcatctctGCACAAGCCATTGCTGTTCTTCTTGGTCGGTTTTATTACAACGAAGGTGGAAACAGTAAATGGATCTCTACTCTTGTCCAAACTTGTGGTTTTCCGATTCTCTATCTCCCTCTTTGTTTCCTTCCTGCTTcacactcttcttcatcttcttgttctttcaaGACTCTGGTTTGGATTTATCTTTCTCTTGGTTTTGCTATTGGTTTAGACAATCTTTTATACTCTTTTGGTCTTTTGTATCTCTCTGCTTCAACTTATTCGATTCTTTGTTCTTCACAGTTAGCTTTCAATGGTGTCTTCTCTTATTACATCAATTCTCAGAAAATCACTTGTttgattctcttctctgtgttgtttctctctgtctctgctGTGTTGGTTTCTCTTGACGATGATTCCAATAGCCCATCAGGAGATTCTAAGTGGAGTTACTTGATTGGTTGTTTATGTActgtttttgcttctcttaTCTATTCTCTTCAGCTCTCTCTTATGCAGTTTTCTTTCGAGAATGTTCTCAAGAGTGAGACGTTCTCTATGGTTCTCGAGATGCAAATCTATACGTCGCTTGTGGCTTCTTGTGTTGCGGTTATCGGGTTGTTTGCGAGCGGGGAATGGATGTTGTTGAGTGTGGAGATGGAAGAGTTTCACGAGGGTCAAGtcatttatgttttgactTTGGTTGGGACCGCGGTTTCGTGGCAATTGGGTTCTGTAGGAGCCGTGGCGCTTATATTTCTGGTTTCTTCGCTGTTTTCGAACCTTATTGGTACACTCTCACTCATTGTTACGCCTCTTGCAGCCATTGCGGTGTTCCACGACAAGCTGACTGAGGTTAAGATGGTCGCGATGCTCATTGCCTTCATGGGGTTCGGGTTTTATATCTACCAGAATTATCTTGATGACCTGAAAGTACAAAGAGCACGAGAAGCTCAGGCTGAATAG